The Echinicola jeungdonensis sequence GGAAAAGGAGGCATCCTCCTCTCGAAGCCTGTTAAATTCTTCAAGGAGTTCTTCATCACTAAAAGATTCATACCTTTTGATTCTTTCCTCTTGATTTTTTGTTTTTTCTCTGCCATCAAAGCTTCTTCTCTTTTTTCTAATCGGCTTTCACCGGATTTAATGAATTTGGTACCTTTTTCAGAGCCATAAAAAAGGCGCATCTTCCACCAGGATTTCCTCCTGTGTCCCATCAATATGAACCACGGTAAGGGTGTCAAATTTTTCCATGGAATATTCATCCCGGATTCTTTGTCCAAGACTTTTTCCTCTTGATATTCAAACTGATCCTCATTTGATGACGAGCATGCCACCAAAATGATAAGAGATATAATTATTAATATGTTCCTAGTATTCATAATCATAAGGTTTGGTTACTGATTTAATTAAAATGGATTCAGTATATTTTCTTATCTGGTTGTCGATCCACATTTGGAATACCTCCTTAGCTCCATTTTGTTTAAAATGGATCATGGGTATTTTCCTGTTTTCAGGGGCAATCGGGAGTTCCTGATAAATAAAATCATCATCAAACCCAGCATTGGCGGCATCCTTTCTGGTATTGGCAAAAAATACGCGCTTAGGTCTTGCCCAATAAATGGCTCCCAGGCACATAGGGCAAGGTTCACAGGAGGAATAAACCTCACAGTCTTCAAGCTGAAAATGTCCAAGTGATTTGCAGGCATCCCGGATGGCCATGATCTCCGCATGAGCAGTTGGGTCATTGGTACTTAGGACACTATTGTTTCCTTTTCCAATGACGACCCCCTCTTTTACAACAATACAGCCAAACGGGCCTCCCTTTCCGGAACTCATTCCTTCTTTTGCCAGGGAAATTGCCATTTCCATAAAGGTTCGTTGCTGTTCAGTCATTTGCTTATAATCGGTTTGTTTCCATAATATTAAAAGCCTTTCAAAAGCAATTCAAAACCTCAGGCTTCCTTTATGAAAATAACCATATGATGGTAAAATGAAAAAATAAAAAGAGATAAATATCCGCAGAATTAAAAGATTTTAGGAGCTAAAGGAATTAAATCGCCTTTTTCTGAAAATTCAAAGCAAATGGATAAGTTGTTAGTTTTGCAAGTCTATGTTAAAAATTTAAAGTCCTTGGAAAAAAGCATTTATAGGCATTGCAAGCTTGATAGTATAATTCTCCTGGGATTTTAAAAGTCCCCTTTTGGGCTTTTTTACCAAAAATTTCACAGTGAATTGATTAGAAAATACTTGCAAAGGCTGATCTTCTCCAATCATTTGAAAGTTTTTGGGGCAGAAAACTGAGCAGAGTCAATTTGAAAAGATGCTGGCCATTCTATGGTAATCCGGGTTGGAATAAAATTGGGGTCATTCACTTCATCTGCCTGAATGTGCATTCCATTTTGAATGGCAAAAAACCAACTCTAGCTGTGATTATTTTCTTTTAAGGTAATTTGCTCATTAATCAGTTTTACCCAGTGTTTTTCTTGTCCATTTGCTGGAAGGGTGATCCCAATCAGTAGGAGTATCCCAATACTAATTTTCAGACAATAGCTCATCAAGTTTAGCTTTAAGCCCCAAAAGTTTTGCGTCAAAATTCTTAGAATCCAGCAAGGACATATATTGGATATTTCCCTCCAGATCAACTAATATATTGGAGGCAAGCATTACTTCATCCCGGGCCAAGTCGGGCAATACGTCCTCAGGGGCAAAACTTGCCGCCACAGTCCCATCTTCATCCAATATTACCGGAAGCTAAAATTGAAACGGTCTTGCAGTTTTTCTTTTACCAGGGAAGCAGGTTCTTTCACATCGATAATGAGGACTTTGACATTTTTATTTCTGTAATTCTGGGCTAGCTCTTCAAGATAGGGAGCTTCGGCATTGCAAAACGGACACCAGGTAGTAGCAATATGGATGACCAAATAGCCGCCTTTGAAATCTTCAGAGGAAATAGTATTGCCTTCCAGATCCACTAATGTGAAATCCGGAAGTTCCATTCCCTTGGAGTCCATTGATTCGGTCTGGCCTTGTGCCCATAAAGGCAGACTAATCAAATAAAGGACTAATATGGATATTTATAATTCATTGATGTATAGCGTTTTATGTCTGTAAATATAATCAATATTTAAATGATTTTTCTGGATTTCAATGATCTTCAAACCGGAAAAACCTGTTGAAATAATGAATAGAGAAATTTATTAGGAGATCAAGTTAAATTTCTTTTGAACCGATATAATGATAATAATATTTTATTCTATAAAACATTGAAATACAGTTATTTAAACTTTGTTTTATTTGATTAGGGGGTAAAAGAATTAATTTGATAATACTTAAAAACCTGCTGGTATTAAAAAATTCGTATCCATATTTTCATTAAAAATTAACCCAAAACAACCATGAAAGGCTTAGTTATTTTCCTAACAGCTTCAATTTCGCTGTTTATTTTGGCTTGTTCTGAGATTGAAGAAGAAGCAGCGTATGTGGGTGTTCCCAAAATTCTTTGGGTTCTTATGAATAGGGGAATTTGGCTGATGAATGGGCTCGTAAAGGTGGTACCCAAAACAGTCAACCAGTTTTTGCCTTTTCTGATCCAAGTAGCCCTGTGGAAGGGTCTTCAGCCGGTCTAATAAGGGGCCAAAGGGAATTTCAATGAGTTTGCATGCAGAGGAACTTATAGCGGGGAATGCTTATACCATCTGGTTTGTAATATTCAATGCCCTGAAAATTGTGCCACCAGTCCATGCGGTGAACCAGACATTTTTAATCCTGAAACCATGACAGATGTTTCCTTGGAGGAGGAAATATCGCAGGAAATTCCTCTATAACCATAAGTGGCCATAAAAAAGTAGGAGACTTGTCTGGATCTGCTATGCCTTTTTTTAATGACTTGTTGGGATTAGATATTCCGATATTCGGCTTAATAGACCCTTGGGTGCAGAAGTGCATTGGTGCTTCGAAGTCATGGTCCAAAAGTACCTGCTAATATGCCGGATTTAATCAATTCATTTGATGGAGGATGTACCACTTTTCTCGATGCTGGTCAGGTTACTGATGACCCTGGAGAATGTGCCGATTCCCATTTCGCTATTTTCAACCTTAAAAAACATTTTGTCTTAAGGGCGGGCAAAAAAGCTCGCCTTTTTTTACCCATTTCAAATTGAAAAAAGTGGTTTCTATTTCTAATACTGATTGAATTCCCTATTTCTTCAAAAGTGTGAAATTATTCACCTTAAGTAGGGGCTAATATGAGGTAGAAGATACCGGCGGTGTATTTGATAGGGATTATTCCATCTTTTCCTGAAGCGTTAGAAAAAATAACAGGGTTATCTGAACTTTGGTTATTCATGGAAGCCTAATGTGAATCGCTTTCAGAATTCTACCTTAGCTAGGTAATCAAAGAGAATTATTGTGTACACTCAGTTGACAGATGAATTGATGTCCAATTATCAAATGTAATTTTTAATAACAGTAAATCTATAAAATTCGATTCGGCAATTACCAACTGAAGTTTTCTTGTGACCAATTTTATCTCACTAACTTGATTAAGTTGAGTAATAAAGAAAATCATAATCCCAAGATCAGCTTATAAGGATTAATGATAAAATGAGAGGTCACCTAAATCTCCATCAGTAGCAACAGCTGCTGGATATTCTTTCCCGGTGTAATGATCTCGTGCATACCAATTTGAATTTTACAATCCCCAATTTAAGATATGGATTAGTGAAGGTGATTTTCCACTAATTGAGGATACATACAATGGCTCCATTGGAAAAGAAAGCCCTTTCCAAAAGCTTTAAGTAAAGCTTCCTTTCTTGTCTAAAATTGAATAAATATTTCCGGTCTTTTTCCTGAGTAATTCCTTTATTAACCTGATTTCCCTCTTAAAAAAAAATACGGATAAAATGATCATAAGAAACATCATGTCGAATTTGCTCAATTTCGATCCTAACATTCCGATTTTTAGAAAAATCTAAAAGGGCTTTGTTGCTGGAATGTGATAGATCGAAATTGATGTTTTCCCAACCAATTTTGGTCTTAATTGGGGTTTCCCATATTTAATAATCAAATTGAATTTGATCGGGTTTTATCTCTATATAAAAGCCCAAGATTTGACGTAACAATCCACGTGCAGCAATTGATTGGATTTATTTTTTTCAAAATGAAGCCTTCCAACCTTTTCAAGCTCCTCAATAGAAAGTATTGATGTTAAATATTTTCTTTGCCTTCACCTAAATCAAGGGAGAATCGCCAAATATGAACCGTGCCTTTAGGGGGTGACATAATTGGAATCGAATGTTGTCAATGAACTAGATGTTTGGTCATATTTTACTTTCTTTTTCTAGTTGCATCAGTATCCCATTTTTGGGTCTGAGGTTTAATAATTGGGCCATTTCCACCACTTGATCCGGCACCAATTTTAGCCGCCAAAATTGAGAGATTGAAGCGATAACCATAACCCCCTCTAACCAGGCATAATGCTGACCAATACATGAACGTGGACCTTCACTGAATGGAAAATACTCATATTTTGATTTTTGTCGATTAGTGGAAGGTGCCCAAGATTGAGGATTGAACTTCATGGGGTCTTTATGAAACCTTGAATCGTGATGTATCAGGTAAGGGCTCATCAAGACAATGGTTCCCTTAGGAATGAAATAATCGCCGATTGTTAAATTTGAACGGGCTTCTCGGACGATAACATAAATAGGGGGGTATAACCGCATTGCTTCTGTGAAAACCATTTGGTAAATTTCAACTTTGGATAATCATCCAAAGTAGGTTGCCGACCTTGTAATACTTGGTCGACTTCTTCATGTAATTCTTCCTCAGCTAGTGGATTTTGCGAAAGGAGGTACCAGGTCCAGGTAAGAGCAAGGAAGTAGTGTCAAATGCGGTGAGTAATAGAGTAAGGGCTTCATCCCGGATTTCCTCATTGCTGATCCCACGATCTTTTTTATTTGTTTCTTGGGCTAAAAGTAGCAGGGAAAGTAAATCACCTTTGTCTAATTTAGTTTTCCGGCGCTCTTCAATAATTTTATAAATGATTTATCCAATCGACTTTTTGCTTTAAAAAATCTAATAGAGCCTGGAAGAGGAAGCTTAAGCAAATATTCCGCAAATGGAAGGGTTACCCTTCCAAAAATATCCATTATAGATTCAAATTCCTGATTAATTTCTGCAGCTTCTTCTTCTAAATCAACACCAAACATGGTCTTTCCAGCAATTCCGGTACTCATTCTGACCATTTCTTTAAAAATATCCACCGATGTCCCATTTTTCCAGCCGTTCATTAACCTTGAGGCAAATTCTGACATGACAGGGAATAAATGTCCATCATTTTCCGGTGAAATGCCGGTTGCATTATTCGCGAATGGTGCTTATGAAAATCCCCTTCACTAGTAAGCAATCCCTCTCCTAATAGTTCTTTTGCCATTTTTAGGGGCCTACCTTGACGAAATTATCCTGTTGTGTGGAAAGCACTTCTTTGATAAAGTCCGGGTGATTTAACAGTAAAATTCGAAGATGTCCTATTTTAAATTGAGCAATATCTCCATATTGCTCAATTTAAAATAGGACATCTTCGAATTTTACTGTTAAATCACCCGGACTTTATCAAAGAAGTGCTTTCCACACAACAGGATAATTTCGTCAAAGGTAGGCCCCTAAAAATGGCAAAAGAACTATTAGGAGAGGGATTGCTTACTAGTGAAGGGGATTTTCATAAGCACCATTCGCGAATAATGCAAACGGCATTTCACCGGAAAATGATGGACATTTATTCCCCTGTCATGTCAGAATTTGCCTCAAGGTTAATGAACGGCTGGAAAAATGGGACATCGGTGGATATTTTAAAGAAATGGTCAGAATGAGTACCGGAATTGCTGGAAAGACCATGTTTGGTGTTGATTTAGAAGAAGAAGCTGCAGAAATTAATCAGGAATTTGAATCTATAATGGATATTTTTGGAAGGGTAACCCTTCCATTTGCGGAATATTTGCTTAAGCTTCCTCTTCCAGGCTCTATTAGATTTTTAAAGCAAAAAGTCGATTGGATAAAATCATTTATAAAATTATTGAAGAGCGCCGGAAAACTAAATTAGACAAAGGTGATTTACTTTCCCTGCTACTTTTAGCCCAAGAAACAAATAAAAAAGATCGTGGGATCAGCAATGAGGAAATCCGGGATGAAGCCCTTACTCTATTACTCACCGCATTTGACACTACTTCCCTTGCTCTTACCTGGACCTGGTACCTCCTTTCGCAAAATCCACTAGCTGAGGAAGAATTACATGAAGAAGTCGACCAAGTATTACAAGGTCGGCAACCTACTTTGGATGATTATCCAAAGTTGAAATTTACCAAAATGGTTTTCACAGAAGCAATGCGGTTATACCCCCCTATTTATGTTATCGTCCGAGAAGCCCGTTCAAATTTAACAATCGGCGATTATTTCATTCTAAGGGAACCATTGTCTTGATGAGCCCTTACCTGATACATCACGATTCAAGGTTTCATAAAGACCCCATGAAGTTCAATCCTCAATCTTGGGCACCTTCCACTAATCGACAAAAATCAAAATATGAGTATTTTCCATTCAGTGAAGGTCCACGTTCATGTATTGGTCAGCATTATGCCTGGTTAGAGGGGGTTATGGTTATCGCTTCAATCTCTCAATTTTGGCGGCTAAAATTGGTGCCGGATCAAGTGGTGGAAATGGCCCAATTATTAAACCTCAGACCCAAAAATGGGATACTGATGCAACTAGAAAAAAGAAAGTAAAATATGACCAAACATCTAGTTCATTGACAACATTCGATTCCAATTATGTCACCCCTAAAGGCACGGTTCATATTTGGCGATTCTCCCTTGATTTAGGTGAAGGCAAAGAAAATATTTAACATCAATACTTTCTATTGAGGAGCTTTGAAAAGGTTGGAAGGCTTCATTTTGAAAAAAATAAAATCCAATCAATTGCTGCACGTGGATTGTTACGTCAAATCTTGGGCTTTTATATAGAGATAAAACCCGATCAAATTCAATTTGATTATTAAATATGGGAAACCCCAATTAAGACCAGAAATTGGTTGGGAAAACATCAATTTCGATCTATCACATTCCAGCAACAAAGCCCTTTTAGATTTTTCTAAAAATCGGAATGTTAGGATCGAAATTGAGCAAATTCGACATGATGTTTCTTATGATCATTTTATCCGTAATTTTTTTTTAAAGAGGGAAATCAGGTTAATAAAGGAAATTACTCAGGAAAAAAGACCGGAAATATTTATTCAATTTTAGACAAGAAAGGAAGCTTTACTTAAAGCTTTTGGGAAAGGGCTTTCTTTTCCAATGGAGCCATTGTATGTATCCTCAATTAGTGGAAAATCACCTTCACTAATCCATATCTTAAAATGGGGATTGTAAAATTCAAATTGGTATGCACGAGATCATTACACCGGGAAAGAATATCCAGCAGCTGTTGCTACTGATGGAGATTTAGGTGACCTCTCATTTTATCATTAATCCTTATAAGCTGATCTTGGGATTATGATTTTCTTTATTACTCAACTTAATCAAGTTAGTGAGATAAAATTGGTCACAAGAAAACTCCAGTTGGTAATTGCCGGAATCGAATTTTATAGATTTACTGTTATTAAAAATTACATTTGATAATTGGACATCAATTCATCTGTCAACTGAGTGTACACAATAATTCTCTTTGATTACCTAGCTAAGGTAGAATTCTGAAAGCGATTCACATTAGGCTTCCATGAATAACCAAAAGTTCAGATAACCCTGTTATTTTTCTAACGCTTCAGGAAAAGATGGAATAATCCCTATCAAATACACCGCCGGTATCTTCTACCTCATATAGCCCCTACTTAAGGTGAATAATTTCACACTTTTGAAGAAATAGGGAATTCAATCAGTATTAGAAATAGAAACCACTTTTTTCAATTTGAAATGGGTAAAAAAAGGCGAGCTTTTTTGCCCGCCCTTAAGACAAAATGTTTTTTAAGGTTGAAAAATAGCGAAATGGGAATCGGCACATTCTCCAGGGTCATCAGTAACCTGACCAGCATCGAGAAAAGTGGTACATCCTCCATCAAATGAATTGATTAAATCCGGCATATTAGCAGGTACTTTTGGACCATGACTTCGAAGCACCAAATGCACTTCTGCACCCCAAGGGTCTATTAAGCCGAATATCGGAATATCTAATCCCAACAAGTCATTAAAAAAAGGCATAGCAGATCCAGACAAGTCTCCTACTTTTTTATGGCCACTTATGGTTATAGAGGAATTTCCTGCGATATTTCCTCCTCCAAAGGAAACATCTGTCATGGTTTCAGGATTAAAAATGTCTGGTTCACCGCATGGACTGGTGGCACAATTTTCAGGGGCATTGAATATTACAAACCAGATGGTATAAGCATCCCCGCTATAAGTTCCTCTGCATGCAAACTCATTGAAATTCCCTTTGGCCCCTTATTAGACCGGCTGAAGACCCTTCCACAGGGCTACTTGGATCAGAAAAGGCAAAAAACTGGTTGACTGTTTTGGGTACCACCTTTACGAGCCCATTCATCAGCCAAATTCCCTATTCATAAGAACCCAAAGAAATTTTGGGAACACCCACATACGCTGCTTCTTCTTCAATCTCAGAACAAGCCAAAATAAACAGCGAAATTGAAGCTGTTAGGAAAATAACTAAGCCTTTCATGGTTGTTTTGGTTAATTTTAAATGAAAATATGGATACGAATTTTTTAATACCAGCAGGTTTTTAAGTATTATCAAAATTAATTCTTTTACCCCCCTAATCAAATAAAACAAAGTTTAAATAACTGTATTTCAATGTTTATAGAATAAAATATTATTATCATTATATCGGTTCAAAAAGAAATTTAACTTGATCTCCTAATAAATTTCTCTATTCATTATTTCAACAGGTTTTTCCGGTTTGAAGATCATTGAAATCCAGAAAAATCATTTAAATATTGATTATATTTACAGACATAAAACGCTATACATCAATGAATTATAAAATATCCATATTAGTCCTTTATTTGATTAGTCTGCCTTTATGGGCACAAGGCCAGACCGAATCAATGGACTCCAAGGGAATGGAACTTCCGGATTTCACATTAGTGGATCTGGAAGGCAATACTATTTCCTCTGAAGATTTCAAAGGCGGCTATTTGGTCATCCATATTGCTACTACTGGTGTCCGTTTTGCAATGCCGAAGCTCCCTATCTTGAAGAGCTAGCCCAGAATTACAGAAATAAAAATGTCAAAGTCCTCATTATCGATGTGAAAGAACCTGCTTCCCTGGTAAAAAGAAAAACTGCAAGACCGTTTCAATTTAGCTTCCCGGTAATATTGGATGAAGATGGGACTGTGGCGGCAAGTTTTGCCCCTGAGGACGTATTGCCCGACTTGGCCCGGGATGAAGTAATGCTTGCCTCCAATATATTAGTTGATCTGGAGGGAAATATCCAATATATGTCCTTGCTGGATTCTAAGAATTTTGACGCAAAACTTTTGGGGCTTAAAGCTAAACTTGATGAGCTATTGTCTGAAAATTAGTATTGGGATACTCCTACTGATTGGGATCACCCTTCCAGCAAATGGACAAGAAAAACACTGGGTAAAACTGATTAATGAGCAAATTACCTTAAAGAAAATAATCAACAGCTAGAGTTGGTTTTTGCCATTCAAAATGGAATGCACATTCAGGCAGATGAAGTGAATGACCCCAATTTTATTCCAACCCGGATTACCATAGAATGGCCAGCATCTTTTCAAATTGACTCTGCTCAGTTTTCTGCCCCAAAAACTTTCAAAATGATTGGAGAAGATCAGCCTTTGCAAGTATTTTCTAATCAATTCACTGTGAATTTTTGGTAAAAAAAGCCAAAAGGGGACTTTAAAATCCCAGGAGAATTATACTATCAAGCTTGCAATGCCTATAAATGCTTTTTTCCAAGGACTTTAAATTTTAACATAGACTTGCAAAACTAACAACTTATCCATTTGCTTTGAATTTTCAGAAAAAAGGCGATTTAATTCCTTTAGCTCCTAAAATCTTTTAATTCTGCGGATATTTATCTCTTTTTATTTTTTCATTTTACCAATCATATGGTTATTTTCATAAAGGAAGCCTGAGGTTTTGAATTGCTTTTGAAAGGCTTTTAATATTATGGAAACAAAACGATTATAAGCAAATGACTGAACAGCAACGAACCTTTATGGAAATGGCAATTCCCTGGCAAAAGAAGGAATGAGTTCCGGAAAGGGAGGCCCGTTTGGCTGTATTGTTGTAAAAGAGGGGGTCGTCATTGGAAAAGGAAACAATAGTGTCCTAAGTACCAATGACCCAACTGCTCATGCGGAGATCATGGCCATCCGGGATGCCTGCAAATCACTTGGACATTTTCAGCTTGAAGACTGTGAGGTTTATTCCTCCTGTGAACCTTGCCCTATGTGCCTGGGAGCCATTTATTGGGCAAGACCTAAGCGCGTATTTTTTGCCAATACCAGAAAGGATGCCGCCAATGCTGGGTTGATGATGATTTTATTTATCAGGAACTCCCGATTGCCCCTGAAAACAGGAAAATACCCATGATCCATTTTAAACAAAATGGAGCTAAGGAGGTATTCCAAATGTGGATCGACAAACCAGATAAGAAAAATATACTGAATCCATTTTAATTAAATCAGTAACCAAAACCTTATGATTATGAATACTAGGAACATATTAATAATTATATCTTATCATTTTGGTGGCATGCTCGTCATCAAATGAGGATCAGTTTGAATATCAAGAGGAAAAAGTCTTGGACAAAGAATCCGGGGATGAATATTCCATGGAAAAATTTGACACCCTTACCGTGGTTCATATTGATGGGACACAGGAGGAAATCCTGGTGGAAGATGCGCTTTTTTATGGCTCTGAAAAAGGTACCAAATTCATTAAATCCGGTGAAAGCCGATTAGAAAAAGAGAAGAAGCTTTGATGGCAGAGAAAAAACAAAAAATCAAGGAGGAAAGAATCAAAAGGTATGAATCTTTTAGTGATGAAGAACTCTTGAGAGAATTTAACAGGCTTCGAGAGGAGGATGCCTCCTTTTCCCAGCAAATGGACGTAATAATTGAGCTGGAACGCAGAGAAGTTATTGGAAGGGATGAGGTTCCATCCATGCTTGAGGAGGATTCCACCATGATCGATTACGATTTGGAATACAATCCTGAATCCATGGATTAGGTATTCCATAATACTCTTTTCTTATAGATTACGGTGACCAAAATGGAATCGAATATCTTATTTACAGGAAGGAAGGCTGCATATTCCAAGGTGAAATATTCAATGGAAATGAAAAATATTCCGGCTGTATTTTGACTTTGGAATAAGTAAAAAAAGGTGGTTTGTGTCCGCACAAACCACCTTTCTATAGGGCTTCTTGTTAATTAGCTAAAATCACTGACTCTTAATAAACAGGGGTGCGAAAAAATAACTCAAAAACCCCGAAAATCGTCCAAAAGGGCTTTTTCCGGGGTTTTCTTTTTCGTATTTTTTGTTTGCAGACAAAAATACTATGAAAGATACCATACAGCTCCCTATTTTCAAAGACTTTGACGGATACTCTCCAAAGTATCACTTTTTCAAGAATTCCTTGCTTGGCCAGATCCATGACAGCCTGCCATGGGAAAAGCTTTCGAGCCTTGTTCCTGAAAAGCTGCAGGGGCCTGGTGCCCAAGGTGGTTCGTGCCAAGGGCATGTTTGCCCTGATGTTTTTGAAAGCCTACCTGAATACCTCAGACCGCCAATTGATAGAGCGTTTCAATACCGACTGGAGCCTTCAGTATTTCTGCGGGAAAGTATTGGCAGCAGACCAACAGATCCGGGACCTTACCATTATGACACGGATCAGGGCCTACATCGAGGAACATTGCCACTGGGAACAGATCCAAGAGGTACTAATGGATCACTGGAAACAGGATGTGGACAACAGCCACGTCTTATAATGGATGCCACCTGTTATGAAAGTTATGTCCGTTTCCCCACCGACCCCAAACTACTCTGGGAATGCTGCCAGTGGGTGTTTGAAAAGCAACTGTTCAAAAAATGTAAAACAATTGGGCATAAAAAGGCCCGGTCAAAATACAGGGAGCAGAAGGCCAAACAGCTTGGCTACTTCCGTAAAAGACGCAAATCCTTTAAGGAAACCCTCAAAAGGAAAAAAATCCCTGGTCTTCCTGTTGGAAAAGGACTTGGCCAGTTACAAGAGATCCTAGACTTTTATCAAGGGGCGGGGCTTAAACCAAATGACTTTGCCTGTCTGAAGACCATCAAAAAAGTCTTGGTCCAGCAGCAGTTTGTTGGAAAATCCTCCCTCCGAACTTAAGGACCGCATCGTTTCCCTCCATAAACCTTATCTCCGGCCGATCGTCCGGGGAAAGGAAAACAAACCTGTGGAGTTCGGTATGAAAGCCCATATCCTTCAGACAGGCGGGCTATCATTTATCGATAAACTGGACTTCAACAACTTCA is a genomic window containing:
- a CDS encoding nucleoside deaminase → MSSGKGGPFGCIVVKEGVVIGKGNNSVLSTNDPTAHAEIMAIRDACKSLGHFQLEDCEVYSSCEPCPMCLGAIYWARPKRVFFANTRKDAANAGLMMILFIRNSRLPLKTGKYP
- a CDS encoding cytochrome P450 — encoded protein: MAQFKIGHLRILLLNHPDFIKEVLSTQQDNFVKGRPLKMAKELLGEGLLTSEGDFHKHHSRIMQTAFHRKMMDIYSPVMSEFASRLMNGWKNGTSVDILKKWSE
- a CDS encoding transposase, whose amino-acid sequence is MARSMTACHGKSFRALFLKSCRGLVPKVVRAKGMFALMFLKAYLNTSDRQLIERFNTDWSLQYFCGKVLAADQQIRDLTIMTRIRAYIEEHCHWEQIQEVLMDHWKQDVDNSHVL
- a CDS encoding TlpA family protein disulfide reductase — encoded protein: MDSKGMELPDFTLVDLEGNTISSEDFKGGYLVIHIATTWCPFCNAEAPYLEELAQNYRNKNVKVLIIDVKEPASLVKEKLQDRFNFSFR
- a CDS encoding nucleoside deaminase, producing MTEQQRTFMEMAISLAKEGMSSGKGGPFGCIVVKEGVVIGKGNNSVLSTNDPTAHAEIMAIRDACKSLGHFQLEDCEVYSSCEPCPMCLGAIYWARPKRVFFANTRKDAANAGFDDDFIYQELPIAPENRKIPMIHFKQNGAKEVFQMWIDNQIRKYTESILIKSVTKPYDYEY